TCGttattaataatataattttttatcTTAATTAATAAACTTGTTGCGGGTATTAACTAAGAGACGGGTATGTGAGACGGGTATACTCATCTCGCCACTTGTCGCACATGCACCCATGCTATGCCACGTGTCTCACATGCACCCTTGCATCGCCACTTGTCGCACATGCATGAACTTCGCGCCACTTGTCCAACTTCCATGTGCATGCCCGCCATTTGTTGCACATGCATGGATCTCCATATTCTATATAAATGGAAGTATGGACTTGGAGTTAGGGTTGAACAACTTGCACAAAGCTATCAAAacacccacaaccaccaccaccaccgtcatcgccggccgccgccgccgccaccgccGCCGGGGTACACCGTCGCCGCTAAGCTGCCGTCGCCGCCGCCGCGTGTCACTAGCACGTGTTCGTTGAACCTCGATGTCTCAACCGGTTAGTTATTAACCGAGGTATATCTTTCTCATCAGTAGTTACATATCCTTATCACTATGCTCGTATTTACTTGTAACCGGATCTTGTCGGGTTTCGTTTATTGTTGATCACTCGTTTATTTTCCGTTGCATTTTATCGATTAACTCGCTTAATTAATTGACTACTATTGATTGAACCgggttttgataaataaaatttttAACTGATCACCCTAGAAACCCAACAAGCTTGATGTCAAAATACTACATTTTTTCAAATAGGTCATAGATGAGTTAAATGTGTTGTATATATCTACGAACACATATAACACATTTAGTTAAATATGTTATGCGTGTCATAAACAAGTTAAGCGGGTTAAACCCGTTTGAACATGTTTATACACGTCAGTAACGAGTATAGCCATTTATGAACCGGACATGCATGCTTTATTTCGTGTTGATCATGTACGTCGTATTAATGAGCCATGTCATAAATTGCCAGAATAATTCTCTAACTTTGTTCACGCATTCTCCAAGCTTTATTTATGTTTTGGTTGTCCAATTCAGTAAGCTCGAAAGCAAAACAAATGATCACATACATTGCATATTAAGAACAACCGGAAGTTGATTTCACTTAATGACTGATatacaataaaaaaaaataaaagaaaacggGAGATTTTCTCCTAACTTTTGCAGAAATCAAATTACACAAAAGGAATATCCAAATTGCTGGTTACATGTGCTTGCTTCCAAGTCGATAATGGTTTTTATTGTTGCTCCTTGTTCATGTCTGTGGTTGGCTTCATGGCTTTAAATTTGTCATCCTGAATTTTAGACAAAGAGATTAAATCATGACCGGCCGTAGATGAAGAATTTAGCGTTTTCCACAAAGAGATTAAATCATGACTGTAGATGAAgaatttaggggctgtttggtaaccTCTTAATaaaaccattaagaattttaccaatgagaaggtagaagaatgtgatatgtaatgatttaccattcagaagTTACCTCTTAagcattcagacttgaggttacctcttatttaTTCAGATGTTTTAAatcattaagaggtagcatctgaatggtcattaagaggctaccaaacagcccctaagcgTTTTCAAATATATGTATCGGGTTCATTGCATAACACTATTTAATTGCTAAAACATAAAAGGACGAATCTATTTGATTAGTTGCCAATGTAGGTCTAGCCCACTTGGTAGAGGCACATACCTGGGGTTCTAGATTCAAACCTAGACAAAGGATTAATTTAAGATTTATTGGAGTAAGGCAAAATACGAGTAACGTTTTccataaaaaaaagaaaaaaataaaaaaaaaacatttcattTAGTGGTCGAAGCATTCATGGCATATAAATATGTGCGAGGAAATAAAAAACGAATCTACCATTTAATCAATTGATCAATGGCTCAAAGCATTCATGGCATTTCTATAATTTAGGTAAAACAAAGATGTGATTAAATTACAAATATAAAGGTAATGAAGTGGAGGGGTCATTACAACACACTGTGTATACTGTGAGAACACGCATAACAAAATAAATCAATTATCTTTCCTATCTTAAAAAACTTAATTTATAAGAAGATCGTCGATGTTTGTTTTCTGAAATGCCTGCGAACCGGATTAAATATGCCATTTTCATGAGGGAAGGTGTCACTCTTTTCTTTTGGTTTCAAAACTAAGCATATATATTTCTTTTATAGTTCTTACCTTAGCTATGCTCATCCAGTGGTCTTGTAATTAGGGTAAGGAACACGACCACTTTCAATGTGCTTGACATCCTCCACAAGGACTTGATAATGCTGCTTCACTTCTTCTGCAGTTTTACCACCAACAGCCTTGGCAACATTATGCCACCGGTCAGGGGTATCTTTGTCGAATACTGCTAGAGCCTTCTCAAAGGCCTTGTTTTGTTTAGCAGTCCATGAACCAGACCCGCGGGAAGACATTGAGCTAGATGCCATATAAACACACTAAAGCGAATACAAAAAACAAATACTGGGATGATGTGTTAATGAACACTTAAGAGCCGATATGTGATATGTGTTGATAGGTGGAAATATGTCTTTTATAGGCTCCAGGAATAGAGGGGGGGCCGGGGTAATCGGCCCGTGCTAGTTGGCAATGATTCGTCTCCTTAAGCATCACAGAAGTGAGTAGGATGGCAACTTTTCTTGTAAAGAAGAATCAATGCCTCCAAGAATCATTTATTTTCCTATTTTCGGTAGTGACATCTTATTGGGTACAATTTACCTTCTGTCATACAATATCATGGTTCTAAAACAGGATGGACTGGTATGCATGATACGGGAGACTTCTGCCTGCTCTATTATTTCTTTTGTAGCATAAAAACTTCATATATCGACACTGCAAGCACATGATTTGGTTTATTTAAAATCAAGGTAGGTAATTCCAGCAAGTTGGTGCTTTTAAGAATAGACAAATATTTGTCTTAGATGGTTATATTGGGAAAGCTAATTTTGTCAATTAATTGTtgaatttttatatattaaatctaTCTGAGTTTCTTAAGGAAAAACATAAGTTGGACCCCTTGTCTCAACCTGCAGAAGTTAGAATCTTTTGATGACCCTCGACTAAAACGTTCTTGTTTCGCAAAAAGAACCATTTTTTCCGTTTTAGATTTTGCTTGTTTGTCTTGAATAAATTTTAAGTTTTGTGGTATTTGTGATGTCCATTttctgaagaagaaacttcacACACCCCTCCATTAATTGATGTATAAACTTAAATCTCTTAAATGATTGCttgtctttttttttcttttagtgTAAGTTAAAGACTTCTAGAGAACCCCTCAGTTGAAAAGTTGTTTTACATTGTCTTTTCTATTGTGGGCATTTGAATTATCATGGAAGCATATAGTCAGAGTGTTGCTGTGATAACATGTATACATTTAGATCTTGCTAAGATTTGATACAATAAAAGGTCCTTTTATGAGCATAAGATAGCGTTCCTTTGTTTTCATTTACCTTTAATCCCTAACACCAAGATTTGTCTGTTTTGGTTGTTTAGATGCTGATGGTGACTTGTCAAATTTGTAAGATCAGTgtcattataaaataaacaaattcctactattttcatttttaacctgatATTTGCAAGGAATATAAAGTTAGTTTTGTACTCGGTATAGATAATGTATCTACCTAGTTTAGTTGGTTTTACTTTTGAATGTATATGCAGTCTTGCTTTTGTACAGAATCTCTATTTCAGTTGCTTATACTTCTTATATTATAGGTCTAATGAATTTCAATGTGTTGAGGTAAAATTTATCAAGAGAAAATTATGGAAAAAATTACAccgttggtccttgtggtttcttCCAAATTTCAATGTGGGGGGGTTTTTTGTTGCAAAATCAGGTATTAACTTTCTAATTTGTCATAATGTTGAGTACTAAGGCCAAACCTGGTTAAGCTTTCTTGTTAAGTCttaataaaatgactaaaatgccctttaatAAATTGAGAGTCTATTTTTAATTAATTGTATTTgactaaaataatttaaagttttatttatattttttctatttttctgttttatttatatttttttataaaattatatggatttgaagtttattatatttataaactttgagtttatatataatattatttagattaagttaaaaagtttattttactagcatattattatatataaactcaaagtttataaataataaacttcaaatccatttaattttataaaaaaatataaataaaacaaaaaatataaaaatataaatataaataaaacttttcattattttagtcaaatataattaattaaaaaataagcTCTCTAGATATTAacgggcattttagtcattttagtaggacttaacaaaaaaaaagtcAACAAGTTTTGCCCTTAGCACTCAACATTATGACAAGATTTTGCCTTAGTACTCAATATTGTAACAAATTACAACATTAATACCTGATTTTGGCAACAAAAAAATTATTAGTACCCGACAATTGAAATTTGGCGGAAACCATAATAACCAACGGTGTAATTTTTTCGAAAATTATGTAACCTAACATAATACCAATGAGCTTGTTCGAATTCAGAAAAGAAATTGTTCTCATTTAGATTACTCATCAAACAAAAAGATACAGGTCGAACACGCTACACTGCGAATTATAGGACTTCCAACAGTAATTCGTGGTTGAAATTTTGTGGATAAATACTTCAAGAATGATAGATCACTAAAAGCACAATCATGGAAAGGATACTGACGACAAGTCATCGCATCGACGCAGTATAGCTAACAAGTCAGGACGAGATTTTCATTAAAAGTTCACCGAGCAGATAATTACTCTTCATTAGAAATGTTATTTCCTGTATCCTAAAAATCGGGATAACctgttaataaataaaaaagagtAAGCTGCAATTTTAGACCCTGGGATTTAGGAtgattggcacccttacccccctaacgaaataattgcaattttaccccccaacctttgctgttatgtcgcaaccttaccccGGGCTTCAATTTTGTGGACCGATCAACATAACCATGGGAGGGTCAAAGGGTAAAAAAGTAATTTCAAGTTAATTGTACCTTATATATTATAATAACCCCTTAACTCAACATTATATCTCAACCTTACCCCCTAAGTTTCACCTCCACTCCTCTTCTTCACTATACCCCCCGTCTTCTTCACTTCCGTCTTCTTCGCCGGCGACCTCCATTCCGTCTTCTTCATTACCCTCCGGCGACCTCCACTCTATCTTCTTTACCACTCCTTCTTCTTCACCACACGAGCATAGAATGAGTGAACAGAATGCAATGATGCATCCAGCTCCACCGGCAGAGCCAGGGCTGGCGACCACACCACCGGCCACCGTTGATCCAGCTGTGGTCCAGTGATCCTCCCttttgtaacatcccgaaaatataaaactatatatattagaattataaaacGTTAAATACACAAgaacaaactaactaggaatagATAACCCAGTTAGATATGATTCTTGTGATATCAAATAAATGGATGGAAAACTCTTAAATTATAAAGAGGGCAATAATAGAGGGACTAGAAtagttaaacttgaaactttaattactagtaaataaaataaactccaaacacacacctaagtgtgtgcTAGGATCGATCAGAACATAGGAGCAACCAGGAGCTCCTCTCCAAAACCCTAGTTCACTAAAAATTGATCAATTGGAGGTTCAATTCAGTCCCAAAACGAAATCTGAACATAGATTCGTGATCACCTCGTTAAAGGGATCATAAAGTATGCCAAATTAGGTTGTTTTGATTCAACTCAAATTCCTTGCATGTGATAGAAATTGAATGTTTAGCTTGATTTTGTGATGTATTGACTAAATTAGAAGTGATATGATGTCAaaggacaaaccctagatgatttcttgacaAAATCTTGCATGATACTTGTAGGGtttcataatcaccattgtagatGAATGATGAGCATGAAGAAACTTGATAAATGCTAAAATTATAACTCTTGTTCTAGCACAATCTGAATTTAAGAagtaatttcagaaatattgatgttaAGATATGTGCAAAGTTGACTAATTGAAGTGAAATTAGATGATAattacaagtcatgaacttggtaatgattatgtgaaaatctgacccgctaggtgtttgttgaaatgcctaagtaaggatttaaatgttaaaataggatgaaaacgcagatttgattattGTTATAATGATGATAATCATGTAAAGAGTTCTAAACCAATTGTAAATTGAACTCTCTAGGCAAAAAGTCCGGaccgtcaagcggacaagccggagggaatacGCGTGGGAaaggtgtgctctaaaggtaccaAATTTACCGTTTCGCTACATTATGTTTAATTGTTAGTCTTACGTTGTTTTATTGAAATTTGGTAAACAAGATAAACCAATAAGTCACGGAAGTGACAAAGTGCCTTAAAcaagtaaaacgggtcaaaacatgagTTTGAAATAGAGTTTGGATGTGTCCAGCAATGGGGATATCCATTcggcatccaaacgggtcaaaacaagttttgTTACAAATGTAAAACTAATAGCCATCACTTTGATTGGTTATGTATCAAGCGTAAGTTGTGTAACGGACACGCAAATCCATTGTAAAAACATGAGCCCTTGTAGAGGGATTATAGTTCGGAACATTCGCTCGTCGAATGATTCCGAAAATGCACGGTTAAATTCTTGAAAACAAGCATGATAGTTATTGCACAAGCAACCCTCGGGAGGGGAGCAAAAGCTCATACTTGGTAAACGTGGAAACGGGTGCATTGGCCTTAGGTTTATGAGAAAATAATGCATGTTATGGAACTTATAAACAAATGGGTCAAAAAAATAAGGGACAAATTGTATAAcaactgttataaattaatatttttatgcAAAACATATTGATAAACACGTCCATAAttaaattacggtcacgtaggaaaaagaatcggttaAATCGGACTTACGGATCCAAAGTTATGACCATTTGAAGTTGTACTTAGTGAAAATTCGGAGCTGGGAGAAAATGTAGGTCCAGAAactggacctgctggaaaacgtactcccccgcgccacgcgacgggggTAAGCAGttctggcgcgacacgcggggaCACCCGCGCCACGCGAGAACCcttcgcgacacgcgacagggtGAAAGTTGAATTTTATTTTAGTTTCGATGGTTTCAATCCTAGAACTTGTTTATAAGTATTTATGAGAGGTTTAGAATCAACCACacttttttgtggatgtttgtcATTCTTTATATAATAAAACAATTACACAATTATCTCCTCAAATTGAGGTGATTGATAATGAAAAATAAAGAAACAAATAAATACAATATTCACTAAATATAAACGGATATTTTCATTTAATACCCCCCTTCAATCGAAATGGTGGCGGTCCAAGGCGTAGCATCGAACGAAAGACTTCAAATTGTGCGCGCGGAAGACTCTTAGTAAAAATGTCAGCCACCTGTAGATTGGTAGGAACGAACTTGGTATAGAGTTTCCCAGAACTAACGAGCTCCCGAATGAAATGATAATCCAGGTCGATATGCTTGGCACGCTTGTGTGAGACTGGATTTTGAGTCATGAATAAAGCACTTTTGTTATCACACAATAAAGTAGGACGGTGCGGTGGTAAAGCATGCAACTCTCTTAATAAGTGAGTTATCCAACGAGTTCAGCAGCAGTGTTTGCCATGGCTCTATATTCCGATTCGCAGCTGGAACGGGAGACAGTGGGTTGCTTCTTAGCGCTCCATGACACAAGATTGCCCCCCAGAAAAATCGAATAGCCATAAGTGGAGCGCCGCGTGTCTAGACATTGCGCCCAATCAGCATCTGAATAGCCAATAATTGAAGTTTTGTTCGGGCGACTATATGTGAGGCCAAAAGAAAGAGTCCCCTTAACATACCTTAGAGGACGTTTCACTGCTCAAAAGTGTTCAACCGTGGGTTTGTGAAGAAATTGAGACAGCTGATTGACAGCATAAGATAAGTCAGGCCGAGTGATCGTGAGATATTGCAGAGCACCCACTAAGGATCGATAAAGTGTAGGGTCAGAAAATGGTAAACCGGCAGCAGTAAATGACTCATGGGGTGCAAGAGGTGTTGCAACCGGTTTTGAGTCATAAAGATTTGTTCGTTGAAGGATGTCTTTAGCATACTTTGCCTGGGTGAGAAAAAGGCCAGAATCGGTATAAATCACTTCAAGTCCCAAAAAATAGCTCAAAGCTCCAAGATCCTTGATGGAAAACTCACGATGAAGATGAGAGATAAAGGTGCGAATGGCACAACCATCATTTCCTGTGAGAATAAGATCATCTACATACACCAGAAGATACATGATGCATAAGTCCGTACGGAGGACAAACAGAGACGTATCTGCACGACTGCATGTAAAGCCATAGGAAAGAAGAAATGTGCTTAAGCGATGAAACCAAGCACGAGGGGCTTGTTTTAATCCATAAAGAGCCTTAGACAATTTGCAGACATGGTTCGGAAACTTAGGATTAATAAAGCCAGGTGGTTGCTCCATGAACACGGTTTCGTTCAAGTTACCATTTAAGAAAGCATTCTTAACATCGAGTTGATGTAACTTCCAGTTGTAAAGGACGACAAGGGATAACACAAGTTGAATTGTAGAGGCTTTTACGACAGGACTGAAGGTATGAGAATAATCCAGGCCTGGAATTTGCGTAAAGCCTTGAGCGACTAGGCGTGCCTTGTAACGTTCAATCGTCCCATCCGAGTGATATTTGACGCGATAGACCCATTTAGAACCAACGACATTACTTGAGGATGGTTGAGGTACTAGAGTCCACGTTTTATTATGCTTTAGGGTTTCAACTTCATCAACCATTGCGGACATCCACTTAGGATCTTTTGCGGCGGACTTAAATCCACGGGGTTCGGTGATAGAGGATAAAGTAGCATGCAAAGCATAGGAGCTTAGTGCAGCAAGATCAGCTTGATATTTGGGTTTGTAGATGCCAGCCTTAGCCTGAGTTGTCATAGGATGAGAGTTATGGGTGGAAGAAATaggttcgggttcgggttcgggttcgggttcgggttcgggttcaaTGGGTTGTACAGGTTAGGGCGAAGGGTTTGTAGAATTGGTGGGTTCGGGTTCAGGAGATGACGTGGGCTCGGGATTGACAGATGTGTTGTGAGGAGTGGGTGGGCCAGATTGTTAGACCCCCTTTTTCGAGACAATAAAGAAACGACCATAAATGCTTTAGACACAACTTTTAAACATCCATTCCCTTTTACTTCGATAGAAAAAAGAAAACCATTAACCTTAAAgcataattttacaaaaattgggcatgacccgtccgtaaAACGAGTATACCCCTGTTTTAACCATAATCAAGACAACATATTCTACCAGATTCTACCAAAACCAAAACATCCAAAAACTAAAAAGTGTGTCTACCATCAAATGGTACAAAAGGTATTTTGACCCAAAACACTAACACAAACTAGCGGAAGCGCATAGTAAGACCTACTTTGAACACGTGCTCGCTCTAATTCGCCGAGTCGCCTaagttgaggatttacctacatcgggttaattgctttcacaTAAACCTTTCGTTCTACCCGTACAACGGATTGAATTTCATACATTCATAAATCGCATTCCCGACCACCCATTTTAAATGGATGGCTCTTTATTCTTACTCAACTTGTTCATCTTGAACCGGTCGATTTGCATAGCTTAACGTAACTTTCATTAGCATAACTAAATCCGCAAGGGACTTACTTTCTATTTACTAATCACCAAAATCATTGTGACAAAGGTTGTTTTTCATAATATTAACAAAGTTTAAATAAGGTTTTGTATGTAACgaaacatacctcgatcttgcgcGCCTTCCGTTTTCTTGGTGCTTGcaccttcttccttcacgcctacatTACAACATTCATTCTTTCATTTAGTCTATCATTTCATTCTACCATTTTCCATATACATTCatcttttaggcatttcatcgaacacttggtaaGCATCATAATTAAAGTACAAGGTACAAGTTTGTAAGGTGTATCTCTACTAGTTCATTATCACATAACAATCACATTCTTTCAAATTTACATAGATATTTCATCCTACATCAATTTATCTAGCATTCAAATGTTATACACACAATCATATATCAAGCTAACATATAATCATAATCATTATGAGCTTCCTAGTCATAACAAAATTCTCATGAAGTGGGTTTTCACTATAAACTTTCATACAACCTAAAATCAAGCATAACTCTTGTTCTAGAAAGCAATTCTAACTCAGATTTCCCCATTCGATTCAAGAAATCAAGATTGGGTTTAACCCCTCATTCTACAAATCAAGATTTTCAGAAATTTGAACTTACCACTTAAGAGATTGGGGTTAGCTATTCAAAATTAAGGACTCATGCACTGAATTAGCTTATGAATTTGGATTTGATCACTTGATTTCTTGAGCTAGGGTTTCCCCTCTTCTCTGCCTTGTTCGATCGCTCCCCAGACACACGTACTATGTGTTTGGGATgttaattgttttatttatttagttaagtTATTTTTACACTTTCACCCCATTTACTTAATTGCTAGTCACAACTCTAACCTTTAACCCACATTTAGCTATCATCGTACCATAATTCCTTAACTATGTTAAGTTTATTATTTAACCATACTTATCATTTATCGTTTTttgggcgttacaagtctaccccccccccccttaaaagaggttttgTCCCCGAAACCTGAACACATAACTATTTAAACATTGACATACCGAAAAGGAAAGCGTAGTGTCTTCGCATTTCATCTTCTGATTCCCACGTAAGTTCCGACCCCTTTCGGTGAAGCCATTGGACTAGCACTTGGTTAACGGATTTGTTACGAAGGTTCTTTACTTTTGTGTCCTTAATGGCAATTGGCCTCTTGACATAATTTAACCCCTCATCTTATTCAATGTCGTCGAGAGGTACTACCGCTGTTTCATCCACAAGGCACTTTCTCAATTGCGATACATGGAAGGTATTGTGAATTCCGTCTAGAGCCGGCGGTAATTCCAACCGATATGCAACCTTTCCAACTCGAGCCAAGATTTTAAACGGTCAAATATAACGAGGACCTAACTTACCCCGTTTGCGAAAACGGATTgtacccttccatggggacacCTTCAGCAGAACGaaatctccgacttggaattcaaTAGGAAGTCTCCTCTTGTCTGCATAAGCCTTTTGTCGGTCCTGGGCTGCTTTCAGTCGAGCTCTAATCAATTCTATCTTCTCATTTGTTACTGCTATTAAATCACTTGGTGCAAGCTCCCTTTGCCCCACTTCACCCCCAACATATGGGAGTTCTACATTTCCTCCCGTATAGTAGTTcgtaaggtgccatttgaataccactatggtagctgttattataagagaattccactagtggtaaatgatcatcccaactacccccaaaatcTAAAGCACACGCTCTTAACATCTCGACAAgcgtttgaatggttctttctgactgaccctccgtctgagggtggtaggCAGTGCTTAAGTGTAATTTCATACCCACACTCTCGTGAAACTTTTGCCAGTAGCGAGAAGTGAACCTAGTGTCCCGATCCGAGACAATTGACACGGGCACCCCGTGTCGAGATTTAATTTCGTTCATGTAAATTTCCGCCATTTTCTCGGAAGAATAGGCTTCtttaatgggtagaaaatgagcgctTTTCGtaagtcggtccacgatcacccatatcgtatcatgcCCCTTTTTCGTTCTAGGAAGCTTGGTTACTAAATCCATCGCTAATTcctcccacttccataccggtATCTCTAAGGGTTGTAATTCCCCGTACGGCTTTTGATGCTCTACTTTCACTTGGGAGCATGTTAAGCATTTCGCGACATATTTAACTATAtcacgtttcatacccggccaccaataattggccttcaag
The sequence above is drawn from the Helianthus annuus cultivar XRQ/B chromosome 12, HanXRQr2.0-SUNRISE, whole genome shotgun sequence genome and encodes:
- the LOC110899163 gene encoding protein RADIALIS-like 1; protein product: MASSSMSSRGSGSWTAKQNKAFEKALAVFDKDTPDRWHNVAKAVGGKTAEEVKQHYQVLVEDVKHIESGRVPYPNYKTTG